A genomic stretch from Candidatus Cloacimonadota bacterium includes:
- a CDS encoding C25 family cysteine peptidase, with translation MKKKLILLIVTSCFAAMLLAMPPLTVVSSQSQSLSVRFTAPQLELETEKVLDEDFHVIKMANSAEEPEPGYPNLPVFSGSVILPPTGSYSLQVNPISNKTIPNIKPIPVFTNSESKALAQYDILKYETPQTKDLVSNSNIVVFRDFRILQFNVNPLQWNPQTQALTVYDEIDIKISFTTEPEIQELPPYSNYSPAFRRLYDANLLNFVDYRNLNDENNYGKILLIYPQNVNTAYTMLLNSFVTWKLQKGHEVEAVSTQTTGTSNSAIKNYIQSKYDNPLTRPDYIILVGDTSQIPTFIENMSSYGGEGDYPYTHLAGNDLLGDVMIGRISAETADQLGTILAKVFSYEKNINNDPSAAEWLNRILLIGDPTYSGVSCEYNSKYIKELAELSNPEYSFVENYNSGFSTTINSAINQGVNFFSYRGWLNMSGWDPSSSLNNGQKLPHAVILTCGTGDFHNSTATTESFIRLGTSANPSGAVTAIGMATTGTHTMFNNTLNAAIFNGIFSHDMRSMGEALLNGRHYIREVYGATHSNQANYFAHWCNLMGDPTMEVFVGIPSSMQINAPTSITLGTNILDAYVADVNGRPISNASVTAYSVSQNQILARGFSDETGNVSLFIPNGITATLVLTAAKNDHKPAQLYVEPGAGGLVFAEKQIVEDGSHGSSGNSDSFANATERIALLVSVKNTSDILLSALNGDVSSDDPFINLITESISFPDLDINNTTSAENYILFDVLPNIPPYHDIRLSLNISDGSGMQHQFPVHVPAYNARLEVENINISAGDDNTLDPFETGSLTLGIRNDSIAGVDNIYAQLFSLNDLVLVEEDTSYIGQIYPSAIANTLEGFSIFARSIVVPGMQIPFRLRLSNDNGFLQDAFFNITIGTVSPNTPLGPDDYGYFIYDMNDIQYDDCPDYEWIEINPTVGGVGTRLNTLSDSGTSGDEGDQVGSVTLEVVNLPFEFTFYGIPYQQITVSTNGFIALGITEDSEFRNSRLPGGMGPSPMIAAFWDDLILSGDSGIYKYYDNQNKFFVIEYYNMRNGYNRTSLETFQVILYDPLFHPTSYGDGKIKIQYKDFNNVDVGGSSYTPTHGNYATIGIKDHTNKRGLEYTYNNQYNPGASPLTNNSALIITTVPVLHESPYLVLQDLFVTGPDNDIAQPGEIVELGIQLVNQGLSTATETSITASLNHPFAQLVNNSSNYPDIVSDSGAINLVPITVAISEDCPEGSIIELMLRISNGDSEWNYPAWFTVKRPSVTISSYMMNDASGNGNGLVEPGESLDLVLNFGNITDLDAHNLSVSIMSVSPHANFGISSAVIDHIPAHSTVQIVFPLSLSPETPLGNNITCYVSTVGDLLPVSTTQLVISVGTTGMSEGFEQHNGYFEPSPSYNGWEWGESAYAGAHEGNKVWGTRLNSNYALGANYKLTTQPVYIGANFMLEFWHKYDIGSTNAGGNVQISTNGGSVWQVISPEGGYTSSSISALSAPGFTGTSEEWSLVRIPLASFGNRTVQFRFNFAAPNYGSTADGWFIDDVRTTGYLAYAARIEGTVESSDPSIEYSSIFVHNADMICSTPDSEGNYRLFLPMLEQEITVSGAGYTIAQPVVLHPSIENSIILQDFFLYYLKPVTGIGHSIQTGTLTVSWNPPQNPDFPVLSYEVFRKLGAAHFELVAEVDSPHYIETLTNAGEYQFYVIAKYALGNSISSSLIEFSWGGSDVLENNPVVPKTDLQGNYPNPFNPETTIVFNLAKATHAKLSVFNLKGQKVKDLLDEYMATGEYRKIWNGTDYRNQSVSSGMYLIRLSTSEGSFNHKVLLMK, from the coding sequence ATGAAAAAAAAGCTGATCCTGCTTATTGTAACAAGCTGTTTTGCGGCAATGCTGCTTGCCATGCCACCGCTTACGGTTGTTTCATCTCAATCTCAAAGTCTATCGGTGAGATTCACTGCACCTCAATTGGAACTGGAAACTGAAAAAGTCTTAGACGAAGACTTTCACGTAATCAAAATGGCGAATTCTGCTGAGGAACCAGAACCGGGATACCCCAATCTGCCAGTATTTAGCGGCAGTGTTATTTTACCTCCCACCGGCTCTTACTCCTTGCAAGTAAATCCCATTAGTAATAAAACTATCCCCAATATAAAGCCTATCCCTGTTTTTACGAATTCTGAAAGCAAAGCGTTGGCTCAATACGACATACTTAAGTATGAAACTCCACAGACCAAAGATTTAGTGAGCAATAGTAACATCGTAGTGTTTCGAGATTTCCGCATTCTTCAGTTTAACGTTAACCCCCTACAATGGAATCCTCAAACTCAAGCCCTTACGGTTTATGATGAGATCGATATCAAAATCTCGTTTACCACTGAACCAGAAATCCAAGAATTACCTCCTTATTCAAACTATTCACCGGCCTTTCGAAGATTATACGATGCGAATCTACTAAACTTTGTCGATTATCGTAATCTGAATGATGAAAACAACTATGGGAAAATACTACTTATCTATCCCCAAAATGTAAATACCGCATATACGATGCTGCTTAACAGCTTTGTAACATGGAAACTACAAAAAGGTCATGAAGTAGAAGCCGTTAGTACTCAAACTACTGGCACTTCAAATAGCGCCATTAAGAACTACATTCAAAGCAAATACGATAACCCCTTAACTCGCCCAGATTATATTATCTTAGTTGGCGATACATCTCAGATTCCCACATTTATCGAAAACATGTCCAGTTATGGTGGAGAAGGAGATTATCCCTACACTCATTTGGCTGGTAATGACCTCTTGGGAGATGTAATGATTGGGCGTATTTCCGCTGAGACTGCAGATCAGCTGGGCACAATTTTAGCAAAAGTCTTTTCTTATGAAAAAAATATTAATAACGATCCCTCTGCCGCAGAATGGTTAAACAGAATCTTGCTGATTGGAGATCCAACTTATTCGGGAGTATCATGTGAGTATAATAGTAAATATATCAAAGAATTAGCAGAACTCTCAAATCCTGAATATAGCTTTGTTGAAAACTACAATAGTGGGTTCAGCACCACTATCAATTCTGCAATCAATCAAGGTGTAAACTTCTTTAGCTATCGCGGTTGGTTGAATATGAGTGGTTGGGATCCAAGTAGCTCCCTAAATAATGGACAGAAATTACCCCACGCCGTAATTCTCACCTGTGGAACGGGAGATTTTCATAACTCAACCGCAACAACAGAATCTTTCATCCGTTTGGGTACTTCAGCTAATCCTTCTGGAGCAGTAACAGCCATCGGTATGGCTACTACCGGAACTCATACTATGTTCAATAACACCCTTAATGCAGCAATCTTTAACGGTATCTTTTCACATGATATGCGTAGCATGGGAGAAGCCTTGCTCAACGGAAGGCACTATATTCGTGAGGTTTATGGCGCTACGCATAGCAATCAAGCAAACTACTTTGCCCATTGGTGTAACTTGATGGGTGATCCTACTATGGAAGTGTTTGTCGGCATTCCCTCCAGCATGCAAATTAATGCTCCTACGTCCATTACTCTGGGTACCAACATTCTGGATGCTTATGTCGCGGATGTTAACGGTAGACCAATTAGCAATGCCAGTGTTACGGCCTATAGTGTATCCCAAAACCAGATATTGGCACGTGGTTTCAGCGACGAAACTGGTAATGTCAGTTTGTTCATACCTAATGGAATAACTGCAACTTTAGTTCTTACCGCTGCCAAAAACGATCATAAACCCGCTCAGCTATATGTAGAACCTGGTGCCGGCGGCTTAGTGTTTGCCGAAAAACAAATAGTAGAAGATGGCTCTCATGGATCTTCTGGTAATTCAGATTCCTTTGCTAATGCTACTGAACGCATAGCCTTATTGGTAAGCGTCAAGAATACATCGGATATTCTTCTTAGTGCTCTAAACGGTGATGTAAGCTCAGACGATCCCTTCATTAATCTTATTACGGAAAGCATTAGTTTCCCGGATTTAGATATCAACAATACTACTAGTGCCGAAAACTATATACTCTTTGATGTCTTGCCCAATATTCCACCATATCATGATATTCGTCTTAGTCTAAATATTAGCGACGGCAGCGGTATGCAACACCAATTCCCGGTTCATGTCCCAGCCTATAATGCACGATTGGAAGTGGAAAACATCAACATTTCAGCCGGAGATGACAATACGTTAGACCCCTTCGAAACCGGAAGCTTAACTTTGGGCATTCGTAATGACTCCATAGCAGGCGTAGATAATATATACGCGCAACTATTTTCACTTAACGATCTGGTTCTCGTTGAGGAAGATACATCCTATATTGGTCAAATCTATCCTTCAGCAATTGCTAATACCTTGGAAGGCTTCAGTATCTTTGCCAGATCCATTGTTGTGCCAGGCATGCAAATACCATTTAGACTAAGACTAAGCAATGATAACGGCTTCTTACAAGATGCCTTCTTCAATATTACTATTGGCACTGTTTCACCAAATACTCCTTTGGGCCCTGATGATTATGGGTATTTCATCTACGATATGAACGATATTCAGTACGACGACTGTCCAGATTATGAATGGATTGAGATAAATCCTACAGTGGGAGGAGTGGGTACACGCTTGAATACTTTGAGTGATAGTGGTACTAGCGGCGATGAAGGAGATCAGGTGGGAAGTGTTACTTTAGAGGTAGTAAATTTACCCTTCGAATTCACCTTCTACGGAATTCCCTACCAACAAATAACGGTTAGCACGAATGGTTTTATAGCTTTGGGTATAACTGAGGACTCAGAGTTTAGGAACAGTCGTCTTCCTGGAGGCATGGGACCCTCTCCCATGATTGCTGCTTTTTGGGACGATTTGATTCTATCCGGAGATTCTGGTATCTATAAGTATTATGATAACCAGAACAAATTCTTTGTAATCGAATATTACAACATGCGTAATGGCTACAACCGTACCTCACTTGAAACCTTCCAAGTTATTTTATACGATCCCTTATTCCATCCTACAAGCTATGGGGATGGTAAAATCAAAATACAGTATAAAGACTTCAATAACGTGGATGTTGGTGGAAGCAGTTATACTCCCACGCATGGGAATTATGCTACTATCGGAATAAAAGATCATACAAATAAAAGAGGCTTGGAATACACTTATAATAATCAATACAACCCCGGAGCCAGCCCGTTAACAAACAACTCTGCACTCATTATTACTACTGTCCCAGTTCTTCACGAGAGTCCTTACCTCGTTTTACAGGATCTTTTTGTAACCGGGCCAGACAACGATATTGCCCAACCCGGAGAAATAGTAGAGCTTGGCATTCAGCTAGTCAATCAAGGTTTAAGTACCGCTACTGAAACAAGCATCACTGCCTCCCTCAATCATCCTTTTGCTCAATTGGTAAACAACTCAAGCAACTATCCCGATATAGTTTCAGACAGCGGAGCCATCAATCTTGTTCCGATAACTGTGGCTATCAGCGAGGACTGTCCGGAAGGCAGTATTATCGAACTAATGCTTAGAATAAGTAATGGGGATTCAGAATGGAATTACCCAGCTTGGTTTACGGTAAAGCGTCCTTCTGTAACGATAAGTTCATATATGATGAATGATGCTTCTGGCAATGGAAATGGCTTGGTAGAACCAGGTGAAAGTTTGGATTTGGTATTGAATTTTGGTAATATCACAGATTTGGATGCCCATAATCTTAGCGTCAGCATAATGAGTGTATCTCCACATGCTAATTTCGGCATCAGCAGCGCTGTGATAGATCATATTCCGGCTCACTCCACTGTACAGATTGTTTTCCCGCTAAGTCTCTCTCCTGAAACCCCTTTAGGCAACAATATTACCTGTTATGTTAGCACTGTGGGAGATCTGCTTCCGGTAAGTACTACACAATTAGTAATCAGTGTTGGAACAACCGGAATGAGTGAAGGATTTGAACAGCATAATGGATACTTTGAGCCCAGCCCTAGCTATAATGGCTGGGAATGGGGCGAATCTGCCTACGCTGGAGCCCATGAGGGCAACAAAGTTTGGGGCACTCGATTGAATAGTAATTATGCCTTGGGAGCCAATTACAAGCTCACTACCCAACCAGTGTATATAGGTGCAAACTTTATGCTAGAATTTTGGCACAAATACGATATTGGCTCGACCAATGCGGGAGGGAACGTACAGATATCTACAAATGGAGGATCCGTTTGGCAAGTTATAAGCCCTGAAGGAGGATACACTTCTTCATCTATATCGGCATTGTCTGCTCCCGGATTTACTGGAACTTCAGAAGAGTGGAGCTTGGTAAGAATCCCCTTGGCTAGCTTTGGAAACAGAACCGTTCAATTTCGCTTCAACTTTGCCGCACCAAACTATGGTAGTACGGCAGATGGCTGGTTCATCGATGATGTGCGCACCACAGGTTATCTGGCATATGCAGCGAGGATTGAGGGTACGGTTGAAAGCTCAGACCCAAGTATCGAATACTCTAGTATCTTTGTACACAATGCAGATATGATCTGTTCTACTCCAGATTCTGAAGGCAATTATAGACTATTTCTCCCTATGTTAGAGCAAGAAATCACGGTTAGTGGCGCTGGATATACTATAGCTCAGCCTGTAGTTTTGCACCCTTCTATCGAAAACTCAATTATTCTGCAAGATTTCTTTCTTTACTACCTCAAACCAGTAACGGGAATAGGACACAGTATCCAAACCGGAACCTTAACAGTAAGCTGGAATCCTCCCCAAAATCCCGATTTTCCAGTTCTTAGTTATGAAGTCTTTCGCAAGTTGGGTGCCGCTCACTTTGAACTTGTAGCTGAAGTAGACTCACCTCACTATATTGAAACATTGACAAATGCCGGAGAATACCAATTCTACGTTATTGCCAAATACGCTCTGGGAAACAGCATCTCCAGCTCTTTGATAGAGTTTTCTTGGGGTGGCTCTGATGTTCTCGAAAACAACCCCGTTGTGCCAAAAACTGATCTTCAGGGCAATTATCCCAATCCTTTCAATCCTGAAACTACTATAGTCTTCAACTTGGCAAAAGCAACTCATGCCAAGCTGAGCGTGTTCAATCTTAAGGGTCAGAAAGTTAAAGATCTTCTCGACGAATACATGGCAACCGGAGAATATAGGAAAATATGGAACGGGACAGATTATCGTAATCAATCCGTTAGTAGCGGTATGTATCTTATTCGCCTAAGTACAAGTGAGGGAAGCTTCAATCATAAGGTACTTCTGATGAAGTGA
- the hcp gene encoding hydroxylamine reductase gives MFCYQCQETARNTGCTVRGVCGKTETLANLMDLLIYSLRGLAYVDHKLIQNGKYYPEDSLIVMQGLFTTITNANWSEDVITAQIDQAIKLRDKRKDELCALIGDKCGSCPDAVTFKISKDQYAEFAPKVGVLKTENEDVRSLRETITIGLKGVGAYGDHAAMLGFQDEEVNKFMMEGLAATIDDSLTADQLVAMVLKTGEHAVKVMAKLDEAHTTTYGNPEPTHVNIGVGKNPGILVSGHDLKDFEELLIQTEGKGIDIYTHSEMLPANYYPAFKKYKHFHGNYGSSWWHQLEDFENFNGAILMTTNCIVPLRKENTYLNRMFTTGMAGYPGAVHIADRKDGKQKDFGPVIEAALKCQPPKEIETGEIIGGFAHATVLSLADKIVEAVKSGAIKRFVVMAGCDGRMPSRKYFTEVAEKLPNNTIILTAGCAKYRYIKMNLGDIGGIPRILDAGQCNDSYSLAVIALKLKEVFGLDDVNKLPLSFDLAWYEQKAVAVLLALLYLGFKNIQIGPTLPAFLSPNVAKVIIDTFGLKQTTNPDDDIAAMMAG, from the coding sequence ATGTTCTGTTACCAATGCCAAGAAACTGCCCGTAACACAGGTTGCACAGTACGGGGCGTATGCGGAAAAACCGAAACCCTGGCGAATTTGATGGACCTTCTTATCTACAGTCTTAGAGGTCTTGCTTATGTAGATCACAAACTTATCCAAAACGGCAAGTATTATCCAGAAGATTCCCTTATTGTGATGCAGGGACTTTTTACAACCATAACCAATGCAAACTGGTCTGAAGACGTAATCACTGCTCAGATTGACCAAGCTATCAAATTGCGCGATAAGCGCAAGGATGAGCTCTGTGCCCTCATCGGAGATAAATGTGGTAGCTGTCCAGATGCAGTCACCTTCAAGATCAGCAAAGATCAATATGCAGAATTTGCCCCCAAAGTTGGTGTTTTAAAGACCGAAAATGAAGATGTTCGCAGTCTGCGAGAAACCATTACCATCGGATTGAAGGGCGTTGGAGCTTATGGCGACCATGCTGCTATGTTGGGTTTTCAAGATGAAGAAGTAAATAAATTTATGATGGAAGGTCTTGCGGCCACTATAGACGACAGTCTTACTGCGGATCAGTTGGTTGCTATGGTACTTAAGACTGGTGAACATGCGGTAAAAGTAATGGCAAAATTGGATGAAGCACACACTACAACATACGGCAATCCAGAACCAACACATGTAAATATTGGTGTGGGCAAAAACCCTGGTATTTTGGTTTCCGGGCACGATCTCAAGGATTTTGAGGAGCTTCTTATTCAGACCGAAGGCAAGGGTATTGATATTTATACGCATAGTGAAATGCTTCCGGCAAACTACTATCCAGCGTTCAAAAAATACAAACATTTCCACGGAAACTATGGCTCTTCTTGGTGGCACCAATTGGAAGATTTTGAGAACTTTAATGGTGCAATTTTGATGACCACAAACTGCATAGTGCCTCTGCGCAAAGAAAATACCTATCTAAATAGAATGTTCACAACTGGTATGGCAGGATATCCGGGTGCAGTGCATATTGCCGATCGTAAAGATGGCAAACAAAAAGACTTTGGACCTGTTATAGAAGCTGCTCTCAAATGCCAGCCTCCCAAAGAGATTGAGACTGGTGAGATTATTGGTGGTTTTGCGCATGCCACAGTGCTATCTTTGGCAGATAAGATAGTTGAGGCGGTTAAATCCGGTGCAATTAAACGCTTTGTTGTAATGGCTGGTTGTGATGGGCGAATGCCTTCACGAAAATACTTCACCGAAGTAGCGGAAAAACTTCCCAATAACACTATCATTCTAACCGCCGGATGTGCCAAGTATCGCTATATCAAGATGAATCTGGGTGATATTGGTGGTATTCCCCGCATACTTGATGCCGGACAGTGCAACGATTCGTACTCTTTGGCTGTTATTGCATTGAAACTTAAAGAAGTATTTGGTTTGGATGATGTAAATAAACTTCCGCTCTCTTTCGATCTTGCCTGGTACGAACAGAAAGCGGTAGCTGTATTACTGGCATTGCTTTATTTAGGCTTTAAGAATATCCAAATAGGGCCAACCTTACCAGCTTTCCTTTCTCCGAATGTAGCTAAAGTTATCATTGATACCTTTGGTTTAAAACAAACAACTAATCCGGATGATGATATCGCCGCAATGATGGCTGGATAA
- a CDS encoding cupin domain-containing protein yields MESRFYQDVPPVLNAMGMVGTKIYSQPEGEIVHIEFEPKAHLKAHKTPVNVAFYVIEGTATVTIGEESKTFPAGTIIDSPKNIPHALTNESDAVMRILVIKMPKP; encoded by the coding sequence ATGGAAAGTAGATTTTATCAAGATGTTCCTCCGGTATTAAACGCTATGGGCATGGTAGGTACCAAGATCTATAGTCAACCGGAAGGCGAAATTGTTCATATCGAATTTGAGCCCAAAGCCCATTTGAAGGCTCACAAAACCCCTGTTAACGTAGCTTTTTATGTAATTGAAGGTACGGCAACCGTAACGATTGGAGAAGAAAGCAAAACATTTCCGGCGGGGACGATAATAGATAGCCCTAAAAACATTCCCCATGCCTTAACCAACGAGAGTGATGCTGTAATGCGCATTCTCGTGATAAAAATGCCAAAACCATAA
- a CDS encoding 4Fe-4S binding protein yields the protein MKRQIIKIDEDKCNGCGLCIPGCPEGALQLIDGKARLISDLFCDGLGACIGDCPQGAILVEEREAEPYNEAYVMENIMKAGENTIKAHLHHLKSHGEMKYYGQALDILKENAYDVDALTREETMACGCSGTQAKQIEPQTTETDSTGQLQSELGQWPVQLTLINPAAQYFDDADLLISADCVPYAYRDFHQRFLKGKIVITFCPKLDQDLERYIDKLAQIFTLHRIKSISIVRMEVPCCGGTEVLLQKALERAGKMHFVKVNIISVDGKII from the coding sequence ATGAAACGTCAGATTATTAAAATTGACGAAGATAAATGCAATGGTTGTGGATTGTGCATACCGGGTTGTCCTGAAGGGGCATTACAACTAATAGATGGCAAAGCCAGGTTAATCAGCGATCTTTTCTGTGATGGGCTGGGTGCCTGTATTGGAGATTGTCCACAAGGAGCGATACTGGTTGAAGAACGGGAAGCCGAACCTTACAATGAAGCTTATGTGATGGAAAACATCATGAAAGCTGGAGAAAACACGATCAAGGCACACTTGCACCACTTGAAATCTCACGGTGAAATGAAGTATTACGGTCAAGCTTTGGATATTCTTAAAGAAAATGCTTACGATGTTGATGCTTTAACGCGTGAAGAGACAATGGCTTGTGGGTGTAGTGGAACTCAAGCTAAGCAAATAGAGCCTCAAACCACCGAAACCGACAGTACCGGTCAGCTGCAATCGGAATTAGGTCAATGGCCGGTTCAGTTAACCTTAATCAATCCTGCTGCTCAATACTTTGATGATGCCGATTTGCTTATTTCAGCAGATTGTGTCCCATATGCGTACAGAGATTTTCATCAGAGATTTCTTAAGGGTAAGATAGTTATTACTTTTTGCCCTAAATTAGATCAGGATTTGGAGCGATATATCGATAAACTGGCGCAGATATTTACGCTACATAGAATTAAGAGTATAAGCATTGTACGCATGGAGGTTCCATGCTGTGGTGGCACTGAAGTGTTGTTACAAAAAGCTTTGGAGCGTGCAGGCAAGATGCATTTTGTTAAAGTAAACATAATAAGTGTAGATGGCAAGATCATCTAA
- a CDS encoding TetR/AcrR family transcriptional regulator translates to MDITKRQMEIVKAAIQVIAQQGYEKLTTKKLAQSIGVTDAALYRHFESKKELIRMVLCYFEQVSCEVIQRINSLQISPLEKVSRFVLDRYEIFENDPDLAMVMFSEELFKNDPSFEENLLSIMHIHRDEVMGYIMQGQRIGQIRENLNPMHLFRMIVGSMRLLVTQWNMSRHAFDLKAEGKSLLNTIIQLIEVKNETSDY, encoded by the coding sequence ATGGATATTACAAAAAGACAAATGGAGATTGTGAAAGCCGCTATTCAAGTGATTGCGCAGCAGGGTTATGAAAAACTGACCACAAAAAAACTTGCTCAAAGTATTGGTGTTACTGATGCAGCGCTTTACCGCCATTTTGAAAGCAAGAAAGAATTAATTCGGATGGTTCTTTGTTATTTTGAGCAGGTCTCTTGTGAAGTAATTCAGCGGATAAATTCATTACAGATTAGCCCCTTAGAAAAAGTTAGTCGTTTTGTATTAGATCGTTATGAGATTTTTGAGAATGATCCCGATCTTGCCATGGTTATGTTTAGTGAAGAGCTGTTTAAAAACGATCCCTCATTCGAAGAGAACTTACTTTCCATCATGCATATACATCGAGATGAGGTGATGGGCTACATCATGCAAGGACAACGAATAGGACAAATAAGAGAAAATCTAAATCCCATGCATCTGTTTAGAATGATTGTTGGTTCTATGCGACTTTTAGTTACGCAGTGGAATATGAGTAGGCATGCATTTGATCTGAAAGCAGAAGGTAAGTCCTTATTAAATACAATAATACAATTAATAGAGGTAAAAAATGAAACGTCAGATTATTAA